One window from the genome of Myxococcus virescens encodes:
- a CDS encoding glycosyltransferase encodes MSPTRVCLVTDELYPFTAGGIGRLTHNLIVDSLRRTEDVEFHVLVPATVPLQPAQVEVYFGNRVKLHVCRYREPQQGAADAHGIYPPLSAFRDTRWHGESLEFMRYLKAREQEGLRFDVVEFIDFHGWAFCSLQEKRLGLAFAQTTLSVRLHSTSGILMPLEPNTLEVENLGRYEIERKALFDADVVVAHLPCIASINQRFYGFDEQWLRKVRVEFPPVVVDAAPVPAPPIPATQRNLVFITKIQPLKHPDVFVRAAVLLMRGWPEYAGKAVLACHSFDSSYLAEIKGLVPTDLMDRFVFMKPGPDRDVLMRSGVVAITSRFESLNLTAYESSVAGGRLVLNAECAAFGDDSPFVDGVNCHKYDGTVDGLAATLRKALEAPGLEPVKWTVSTPYWETQAPVAAHAASTRTPLVSVIILNQDRGRSLPEALRSVAASTYLEVEVIVVDDASTGGFDLQVLTRLEQSAATTQDLRVIRSPVRRGLSGARNLGLRAARGEYVLSLDSDGCLAPGFIQYAVAALEAQPAFSGVAPTSGRFHGAEDLAERRFADFDVYLGDCPSLSLVADRVSSHAALLRKSLFEKHGYDEALLSHEDWGLFVRWVQGGHRFLVTNQAQVFTRRSERPPLTDAERRRFFQRLVGIFDGMQGPLHPSVRVFSLLAHSRDAMVDLFSTLHAPAPALNAVAPVEVAQAMSAAMRPLRYDVVDWMNAAVKRLPGVHPLLKQVAGATAVGSGPGDSAEGGGGSPLRYALVDRVNGLFKRAPLVHSALRWTISKVS; translated from the coding sequence ATGAGTCCTACCCGCGTCTGTCTCGTCACTGACGAGCTCTACCCCTTCACGGCAGGGGGCATTGGCCGCCTCACGCACAATCTCATCGTGGATTCGCTGCGACGGACCGAGGACGTGGAGTTCCACGTGCTGGTCCCCGCGACGGTGCCGCTCCAGCCGGCGCAGGTCGAGGTGTACTTCGGCAACCGGGTGAAGCTGCACGTCTGTCGCTACCGAGAGCCCCAGCAGGGCGCCGCGGACGCGCATGGCATCTACCCGCCGCTGTCGGCCTTCCGCGACACGCGCTGGCATGGGGAGTCGCTGGAGTTCATGCGCTACCTCAAGGCGCGTGAGCAGGAAGGGCTGCGCTTCGACGTCGTCGAGTTCATCGACTTCCACGGTTGGGCCTTCTGCAGCCTCCAGGAGAAACGCCTGGGGCTCGCCTTTGCCCAGACGACCCTTTCGGTGCGGCTGCACTCCACCAGCGGCATCCTCATGCCGCTGGAGCCCAACACCCTCGAGGTGGAGAACCTCGGCCGGTATGAGATCGAGCGGAAGGCGCTGTTCGATGCGGATGTGGTGGTGGCGCACCTGCCCTGCATCGCCAGCATCAACCAGCGGTTCTACGGGTTCGACGAACAGTGGCTGCGCAAGGTCCGGGTGGAGTTTCCGCCCGTGGTCGTGGATGCGGCACCCGTGCCCGCGCCGCCGATACCCGCGACTCAGCGCAACCTCGTGTTCATCACGAAGATTCAGCCGCTCAAGCATCCCGATGTCTTTGTTCGCGCCGCCGTCCTCCTGATGCGCGGGTGGCCGGAGTACGCGGGTAAGGCCGTGTTGGCGTGCCATTCCTTTGATTCGAGCTACTTGGCGGAAATCAAGGGGCTGGTCCCCACGGACCTGATGGACCGCTTCGTGTTCATGAAGCCGGGGCCGGACCGGGACGTGCTGATGCGTTCGGGGGTGGTGGCCATCACCTCCCGCTTCGAGTCGCTCAACCTCACGGCTTACGAGAGCTCGGTCGCGGGCGGGCGGCTGGTCCTCAACGCGGAGTGCGCGGCCTTTGGCGACGACAGCCCCTTCGTGGATGGCGTCAACTGCCACAAATACGACGGCACGGTGGATGGCCTGGCGGCCACCCTGCGCAAGGCCTTGGAGGCGCCCGGGCTCGAGCCGGTGAAGTGGACCGTGAGCACGCCCTACTGGGAGACACAGGCCCCCGTCGCGGCGCACGCTGCGTCCACCAGGACGCCGCTGGTCAGCGTCATCATCCTCAACCAAGACCGTGGGCGCTCCCTGCCGGAGGCGCTGCGCAGCGTCGCTGCCAGCACGTACCTGGAGGTGGAGGTCATCGTCGTGGATGATGCGTCGACCGGGGGCTTCGACCTTCAGGTGCTGACGCGACTGGAGCAGTCCGCGGCGACCACCCAGGACCTCCGGGTCATTCGCTCTCCGGTGCGCCGCGGCCTGTCGGGGGCTCGCAACCTGGGCCTCCGTGCCGCGCGTGGCGAGTACGTCCTGTCGCTGGATTCGGATGGCTGCCTTGCTCCGGGGTTCATCCAGTACGCGGTGGCGGCGCTGGAGGCGCAGCCCGCGTTTTCGGGGGTGGCGCCAACCTCCGGACGTTTCCATGGGGCCGAGGACCTGGCGGAGCGCAGGTTCGCGGATTTCGACGTGTACCTGGGCGACTGTCCGTCCCTGTCATTGGTGGCGGACCGCGTGTCCTCGCACGCCGCGCTGCTTCGCAAGTCTCTCTTCGAGAAGCACGGCTACGACGAGGCCTTGTTGAGCCATGAGGACTGGGGGCTCTTCGTCCGGTGGGTCCAAGGGGGGCACCGTTTCCTGGTGACGAACCAGGCCCAGGTCTTCACCCGGCGGAGCGAGCGCCCGCCCCTGACGGACGCGGAGCGGCGTCGCTTCTTCCAGCGGCTCGTGGGCATCTTCGATGGGATGCAGGGGCCACTGCATCCCTCGGTGCGCGTGTTCAGCCTGCTGGCGCACTCGCGCGATGCGATGGTGGACCTGTTCAGCACCCTCCACGCACCCGCGCCCGCCTTGAATGCAGTCGCACCTGTTGAGGTGGCCCAGGCGATGTCGGCCGCGATGCGTCCGCTGCGCTATGACGTGGTGGACTGGATGAACGCCGCAGTGAAGCGTTTGCCTGGCGTGCATCCGCTCCTCAAGCAGGTGGCGGGGGCTACTGCCGTCGGGAGCGGCCCGGGTGACAGCGCGGAAGGTGGGGGGGGCTCGCCGCTGCGCTATGCACTGGTGGACCGCGTCAACGGCTTGTTCAAGCGAGCGCCCTTGGTTCACAGTGCGTTGCGCTGGACAATTTCCAAGGTCTCCTGA
- a CDS encoding methyltransferase, translating to MRDSTQHRIAPELEPDPSHGPRSDEPESSQYWKSTSGYTYREMIRNRQEHGSRGYAQQEQLLTTLMLTEQRALSRPLDVLEFGCGFGRHAAYLSSLEGVRYHGYDFSEAMMEPLRSAPPVGLQPVEERLWSGPDALTAVGSRQFDIVFTVSVLIHNPPELLPGLLDTLGKLVRPGGLLCLVENKLVPVGVWDNGWHDGCWLHPYAELVPTGWDLHYGSGLMETHDLYVFKRHEGQRRRYFLLSAAERAREETREVTLESLQVQSLPRLREWTLQAGEALRGAGRTGDMRVSELKERLDVELQRSARRQRLLALSDELAQLRSESLEAPRPAASSAPTSPGHVVVTEGVVVDAPLDTRWAHPEPRLARLVHIFHQEWYGIRAASGYAPGHKIGITASRPLTAADHRRIVETCEALGARAVVFQGFSPNALEVVHMLRRVFGGALKLSCVWHGSTSQFHFDIELNSFSRLLALKAEGVLDGVACVKPQMHQLSPHIYPDVLLNFPPRVAPEDCRHRAPATRAALVPTPNNWWKNFYSNVSVAASLPRIDRVFVTSAFASSPEIPLRASIVNVGPLGRAELFHLIRESDVLLNVSLSECQPMTALEGMAHGVACLTGPISLGRLDEHPFQKMVQIAGTGALGDIRSAVSRVLELRDRAPDEYAQMLEDYTRILCADAVNRYLEFAQP from the coding sequence ATGCGGGACAGCACCCAGCACCGAATCGCTCCGGAGCTTGAGCCGGACCCTTCCCACGGGCCGCGTTCGGACGAGCCGGAAAGCAGCCAGTATTGGAAGTCCACCAGCGGCTACACGTACCGGGAGATGATCCGCAACCGGCAGGAGCACGGCAGCCGCGGCTATGCGCAACAGGAGCAACTGCTCACCACGCTCATGTTGACCGAACAGCGCGCGCTGTCACGGCCACTGGACGTGCTCGAGTTTGGCTGCGGCTTCGGCCGGCACGCGGCTTATCTGTCGTCGCTGGAGGGCGTTCGCTACCACGGCTACGACTTCTCCGAGGCCATGATGGAGCCGCTGCGCAGCGCGCCGCCCGTGGGGCTCCAGCCCGTCGAGGAGCGGCTCTGGAGCGGCCCGGACGCGCTCACGGCGGTGGGGAGCCGCCAGTTCGACATCGTGTTCACCGTCTCCGTGCTCATCCACAACCCTCCGGAGCTGCTTCCGGGGTTGCTGGACACGCTGGGGAAGCTCGTGCGGCCCGGAGGGCTGCTGTGTCTGGTGGAGAACAAGCTCGTCCCGGTGGGCGTCTGGGACAACGGCTGGCATGACGGCTGCTGGCTGCATCCCTATGCGGAGCTGGTACCCACGGGGTGGGACCTGCACTACGGCTCCGGGTTGATGGAGACGCACGACCTCTACGTCTTCAAGCGCCATGAGGGCCAGCGGCGTCGCTACTTCCTCCTCTCGGCGGCGGAGCGCGCCCGCGAGGAGACGCGTGAAGTGACGCTGGAGTCGCTCCAGGTCCAGTCGCTGCCCCGGTTGCGCGAGTGGACGCTCCAGGCGGGCGAGGCGCTGCGGGGCGCGGGGCGCACGGGAGACATGCGCGTCTCGGAGCTGAAGGAGCGGTTGGACGTCGAACTCCAGCGGTCGGCCCGGAGGCAGCGCCTGCTGGCACTTTCCGACGAACTGGCGCAGCTGCGAAGCGAGTCGCTGGAGGCGCCTCGGCCCGCGGCTTCGTCCGCGCCGACGTCGCCTGGGCACGTCGTCGTCACCGAGGGCGTGGTGGTCGACGCGCCCCTGGACACGCGCTGGGCACACCCGGAGCCCCGGCTGGCCCGGCTGGTCCACATCTTCCACCAGGAGTGGTACGGCATCCGCGCCGCCTCGGGCTACGCGCCTGGACACAAGATTGGTATCACCGCCAGCCGCCCGCTGACCGCGGCGGACCACCGGCGCATCGTGGAGACGTGCGAGGCGCTGGGGGCACGCGCTGTCGTCTTCCAGGGCTTCTCCCCGAATGCGCTTGAAGTTGTGCACATGCTGCGCCGCGTGTTTGGCGGTGCGTTGAAGCTGAGCTGTGTGTGGCATGGCTCCACGTCCCAGTTCCACTTCGACATCGAGCTGAACAGCTTCAGCCGGCTGCTGGCGCTGAAGGCGGAGGGGGTGCTGGACGGGGTGGCCTGCGTCAAACCGCAGATGCACCAGCTGTCGCCGCACATCTACCCGGACGTGCTGCTGAACTTCCCGCCGCGCGTCGCTCCCGAGGACTGCCGCCACCGGGCCCCCGCGACACGCGCGGCCCTGGTGCCCACGCCGAACAACTGGTGGAAGAACTTCTACTCCAATGTCTCCGTGGCCGCCTCGCTGCCTCGGATCGACCGCGTCTTCGTCACCAGCGCCTTCGCGTCCTCACCTGAGATTCCGCTGCGCGCGTCCATCGTCAACGTGGGCCCCTTGGGACGCGCCGAACTCTTCCACCTCATCCGCGAGTCGGACGTGCTGCTCAACGTCTCGCTCTCTGAATGCCAGCCGATGACGGCGCTGGAAGGCATGGCGCACGGCGTGGCGTGTCTCACCGGGCCAATCTCGCTTGGCAGGCTGGATGAACACCCGTTCCAGAAGATGGTCCAGATCGCGGGGACCGGGGCGCTCGGTGACATCCGCTCGGCGGTGTCCCGCGTCCTCGAACTTCGCGACCGCGCTCCCGACGAGTACGCGCAGATGCTGGAGGACTACACCCGCATCCTCTGCGCCGACGCCGTCAACCGTTACCTCGAGTTCGCCCAGCCATGA
- a CDS encoding glycosyltransferase translates to MRICLVYKELTPFAGNGFGTYVTQMSRALVSEGHEVHVLTKAHAAEQQAKALLSNVRVHAVDERETDLRGAFPHEALRHAWSAYRSVLELHTRHPFDVIEFPDTEGEGYFAMRARRTLGHFRTAVLAVRLHDSSHDRLWLNRIAALDMDAAQREHMEDSAIREADLVLAPSAAALERARIRLGMKDTGLVLPPPFQPPPRSATAPTAGDSPPRVLYFGSLEYRKGVHLLVEAMQSLFDRGLSAEVHLVGEDTRTGPCGRSMRDWLEQRIAPAWRSRFHFGPGRADSELGPTLTGATVCCIPSRWEGFSNVCLEAMAAGALVVGSDAGGIAELIEHGHSGLLFRADDSAHLAAMLGQALSSSTLRATARQAAPSRIASHCAPSSFVRRFEATVADAMPSRHPGPIGAAPRATPGTSRHVSILVPYYNMGSYLPETLRSIRAQTFTDYEIIIVDDGSTDPDSIAVLDALDAADVRILRKPNGGLSSARNVGLRAARGRYILPLDPDDLIHPTFLEKAVAVMESTPGLAYVSSLVSYFVDSPDAPVGGWIPWGTERDALLAENVASTCTALMERRRVEEVGGYDEWLTAYEDWDVFCSLAERGLTGSIIPEPLFHYRLRPDSMTRSMRVNDRYALMAYLCQKHPTLPIHPERALRMHLGRAHRQEASIRMANAAPAPLLTQVADRVNSTLKRFESVHTLVRRTAQRLLNDPDDSRPLRHQLLSRLRVRRPPRAS, encoded by the coding sequence TTGCGAATCTGTCTCGTCTACAAAGAACTCACCCCCTTCGCTGGAAATGGATTCGGGACCTACGTCACCCAGATGAGCCGGGCCCTCGTCTCCGAGGGCCACGAGGTGCACGTCCTCACGAAGGCCCACGCGGCCGAGCAGCAGGCCAAGGCACTCCTCTCCAATGTCCGCGTCCACGCCGTCGATGAGCGCGAGACGGACCTCCGAGGCGCGTTCCCACACGAAGCCCTTCGCCACGCGTGGTCGGCGTACCGGAGCGTCCTGGAGCTCCACACGCGCCATCCCTTCGACGTCATCGAATTTCCTGACACCGAAGGTGAGGGCTACTTCGCGATGCGCGCCCGGCGGACGCTGGGACACTTCCGCACCGCGGTCCTCGCGGTGCGTTTGCACGACTCCAGCCACGACCGGCTGTGGCTCAACCGAATTGCCGCGCTGGACATGGACGCCGCACAGCGGGAGCACATGGAGGACAGCGCCATCCGTGAAGCAGACCTCGTGCTCGCTCCCTCCGCGGCCGCCCTGGAACGTGCACGGATTCGGCTGGGCATGAAGGACACCGGTCTCGTGCTTCCGCCTCCCTTCCAGCCCCCCCCGCGCTCCGCCACCGCGCCGACTGCAGGAGACAGCCCACCTCGAGTGCTGTACTTCGGAAGCCTGGAGTACCGGAAGGGCGTCCACCTGCTCGTCGAGGCCATGCAGTCCCTCTTCGACCGAGGTCTCTCCGCGGAGGTCCACCTCGTGGGCGAAGACACCCGCACCGGCCCTTGCGGACGATCCATGCGGGACTGGCTGGAACAGCGCATCGCGCCCGCTTGGAGGAGCAGATTCCATTTTGGCCCCGGGCGTGCTGACTCCGAACTGGGCCCGACCCTCACTGGCGCGACGGTGTGCTGTATCCCTTCCCGGTGGGAGGGCTTTTCCAACGTGTGCCTGGAGGCCATGGCGGCCGGAGCACTCGTGGTTGGCAGCGATGCCGGAGGCATTGCTGAACTCATCGAGCACGGCCACAGCGGTCTGCTCTTCCGGGCTGATGACTCCGCGCATCTGGCAGCCATGCTCGGCCAGGCCCTTTCCTCGTCCACGCTCCGCGCAACTGCTCGTCAGGCAGCTCCTTCTCGCATCGCTTCGCATTGCGCGCCGTCGAGCTTCGTCCGCCGGTTCGAGGCCACAGTGGCGGATGCCATGCCGAGTCGCCACCCTGGCCCCATTGGCGCCGCGCCCCGCGCTACACCCGGCACCTCGCGCCATGTGTCCATTCTGGTGCCCTACTACAACATGGGGAGCTACCTGCCGGAGACGCTGCGCTCCATCCGTGCACAGACATTCACCGACTACGAAATCATCATCGTGGATGATGGCTCCACCGATCCGGATAGCATTGCCGTACTGGACGCGCTCGATGCAGCGGACGTCCGCATCCTTCGTAAGCCGAACGGAGGGCTCAGCTCGGCGAGGAATGTCGGGCTGCGCGCCGCACGAGGCCGGTACATCCTTCCGCTGGATCCAGATGATCTCATCCATCCCACATTCCTGGAGAAGGCCGTTGCGGTGATGGAGAGCACGCCAGGGTTGGCATACGTCTCCTCCCTCGTCTCCTACTTCGTCGACAGCCCGGACGCGCCGGTGGGTGGCTGGATTCCCTGGGGCACCGAGCGCGACGCCCTGCTTGCGGAGAACGTAGCCTCCACCTGCACCGCGCTGATGGAACGGCGGCGCGTGGAAGAGGTTGGTGGCTACGACGAATGGCTCACGGCCTACGAGGACTGGGACGTCTTCTGTTCCCTGGCGGAGCGAGGCCTCACGGGCTCCATCATCCCGGAGCCGCTCTTCCACTACCGGCTGCGTCCGGACTCGATGACTCGCAGCATGCGCGTCAACGACCGTTATGCGCTGATGGCCTACCTGTGCCAGAAGCACCCCACGCTGCCGATCCACCCGGAGCGCGCACTCCGCATGCATCTAGGACGCGCCCACCGACAAGAAGCCAGCATCCGCATGGCCAACGCCGCCCCCGCTCCACTCCTGACGCAGGTCGCCGACAGGGTCAACAGCACACTCAAGCGATTCGAATCTGTTCATACCTTGGTTCGTCGCACCGCCCAACGACTACTCAACGACCCGGATGATTCCCGGCCGCTCCGTCACCAACTCCTCTCCAGACTTCGAGTCCGGCGCCCTCCCAGGGCCTCATGA
- a CDS encoding glycosyltransferase, with translation MSIPRPPPRRTGLPAIHQVLPRLAWGDAVGNQVRYLQGLLRRWGHASEIYADAWDDACKDQVRPMRDYAREADRDAVLLVHHSFESRLVPRIAKSPGRKVLVYHNVTPARLFEGFERKVAAACDAARDELLALRPHVEAAFAYSRFSAEELVAAGYPNVAVLPFAIDWVTFDTAPDPALQAELDDGMSNILFVGRAVPSKKVDDVLRVFTAYQRLYQPRSRLVVAGYLHRDGAYGAYLHGLKDVLGAEQVRFLGRVSAAQLSACFATASAYLSMSRHEGFGVPLLEAMYRGVPVVAYGAAAVPETMGGAGLATRSDEPREVAKLLAVLDRNAGLRAQVINAQRERIAELSQEAVAEQVRVAFEGICSGTAPRRPVATTAATVELVCPGFTVRSEEPASRLARRLAERLPGARVLALRPWGEDASLTPEPLSDDGVAVTHFTPDQPVDSNPGTALPGSSALETAVRASSAPVVLLSADTVSAQTLLPHVSARAWGVCAPASQPALLASVREHLGGRLVVEEPAHVETALQALLTTLASTGVLPRAT, from the coding sequence GTGAGCATACCGCGCCCCCCTCCCCGCCGGACCGGGCTTCCCGCCATCCATCAGGTGCTCCCTCGGCTCGCCTGGGGCGACGCCGTGGGCAATCAGGTGCGCTATCTCCAGGGCCTGCTGCGACGCTGGGGCCACGCCTCCGAAATCTACGCCGACGCCTGGGACGACGCCTGCAAGGACCAGGTCCGCCCGATGCGCGACTACGCGCGGGAAGCGGACCGCGACGCCGTCCTGCTGGTGCATCACAGCTTCGAGTCGCGGCTGGTGCCACGCATCGCGAAGAGCCCAGGCCGCAAGGTGCTCGTCTACCACAACGTGACGCCCGCGAGGCTGTTCGAGGGCTTCGAGCGAAAAGTGGCCGCCGCGTGTGACGCCGCCCGGGATGAACTGCTGGCGCTGCGTCCCCACGTCGAAGCGGCCTTCGCCTACTCGCGCTTCAGCGCCGAGGAGCTGGTGGCCGCGGGCTACCCGAACGTCGCGGTGCTGCCCTTCGCCATCGACTGGGTGACGTTCGACACGGCGCCGGACCCGGCGCTCCAGGCCGAGCTGGACGACGGCATGTCCAACATCCTCTTCGTGGGCCGCGCGGTGCCCAGCAAGAAGGTGGATGACGTGCTGCGCGTCTTCACCGCGTACCAGCGACTCTACCAGCCCCGCAGCCGGCTCGTCGTCGCGGGCTACCTGCACCGGGATGGGGCCTACGGCGCCTATCTGCATGGGTTGAAGGACGTGCTGGGCGCCGAGCAGGTCCGCTTCCTGGGACGCGTCAGCGCCGCGCAGCTCTCCGCCTGCTTCGCCACGGCGTCCGCATACCTCTCCATGAGCCGCCACGAGGGCTTCGGCGTGCCGCTGCTGGAAGCCATGTACCGGGGCGTTCCCGTGGTGGCCTACGGTGCCGCCGCCGTGCCGGAGACGATGGGCGGCGCGGGGCTCGCCACGCGTTCGGACGAGCCTCGCGAGGTCGCGAAGCTGCTCGCCGTGCTGGACCGCAACGCCGGGCTGCGCGCGCAGGTCATCAACGCGCAACGTGAACGCATCGCCGAGCTGTCGCAGGAGGCAGTAGCCGAACAGGTCCGCGTGGCCTTTGAAGGCATCTGCTCCGGCACGGCGCCGCGGCGCCCGGTGGCCACGACGGCGGCCACCGTGGAACTCGTCTGCCCGGGCTTCACCGTGCGGTCCGAGGAGCCAGCTTCGCGTCTGGCCCGCCGGTTGGCGGAGCGCCTGCCGGGTGCCCGGGTGCTTGCCCTGCGCCCGTGGGGAGAGGACGCGTCCCTGACGCCGGAGCCCCTCAGCGACGACGGTGTCGCGGTGACGCACTTCACGCCCGACCAACCGGTGGACTCAAATCCTGGGACGGCCCTACCAGGGTCCTCCGCGCTGGAGACGGCGGTGCGGGCTTCGAGCGCGCCCGTGGTGCTGCTGAGCGCGGACACGGTGTCTGCGCAGACACTGCTGCCCCATGTCTCCGCGCGAGCCTGGGGCGTCTGTGCACCTGCCAGCCAGCCGGCCCTGCTCGCATCCGTTCGGGAGCACCTGGGTGGCAGGTTGGTGGTGGAGGAGCCGGCTCACGTCGAGACGGCATTGCAGGCACTGCTCACGACGCTGGCTTCAACGGGAGTCCTCCCACGTGCGACATGA